One Elusimicrobiota bacterium DNA window includes the following coding sequences:
- a CDS encoding rod shape-determining protein MreC produces the protein MNKEKDMANYAVVFFVFLSALLLIFPSSKIAHSARIIVGYSLNPSLHYGSKYEYYARNVPENFLALLRTDQENRALKDKIKELEIYRQSAAAVFDENARLSSALGLSGRLPWKGVWARVINKDPSDWYGSFFIDKGARQGVEQNDMVLGFENGRAGLAGRIFEVSPDFSKALLVTNDLSSVICSPEKGGFTALAEGKGTWLLKMNYVPEDSALAAGAELFTSGGGLLFPGGVYLGRVIKVYPKESFMNFITADITPAVNVNNLREVLVVKRNSPYREEKRK, from the coding sequence ATGAACAAAGAAAAAGACATGGCCAATTACGCTGTGGTCTTTTTTGTCTTTTTGTCGGCCCTGCTGCTTATTTTTCCTTCCTCAAAAATAGCCCACAGCGCGCGTATTATCGTAGGTTACAGCCTTAATCCGTCTCTTCATTACGGCTCAAAATACGAGTATTACGCGCGCAATGTGCCGGAAAATTTTCTGGCGCTGCTGCGCACCGATCAGGAAAACCGCGCACTGAAAGATAAAATAAAAGAGCTTGAAATTTACCGCCAGAGCGCGGCCGCGGTGTTTGACGAAAACGCCCGTCTTTCCTCGGCGCTCGGGCTTTCGGGCCGCCTGCCCTGGAAAGGCGTATGGGCCCGGGTCATAAATAAGGACCCTTCCGACTGGTACGGGTCTTTTTTTATTGACAAGGGGGCCAGGCAGGGGGTGGAGCAAAATGATATGGTCCTTGGGTTTGAGAACGGCCGCGCGGGGCTCGCGGGGAGGATATTTGAGGTTTCTCCGGACTTTTCAAAAGCGCTGCTGGTAACCAACGATCTGTCTTCTGTCATCTGCTCTCCGGAAAAAGGCGGTTTTACGGCCCTGGCCGAAGGCAAGGGAACCTGGCTTTTAAAAATGAATTATGTTCCGGAAGATTCCGCTCTGGCTGCCGGAGCCGAGCTTTTCACCTCGGGCGGCGGATTGTTGTTTCCCGGGGGAGTGTATCTGGGGCGCGTTATAAAAGTTTATCCAAAAGAATCTTTCATGAATTTTATTACGGCGGATATAACGCCCGCGGTCAATGTGAACAATCTAAGGGAAGTGCTCGTAGTCAAGCGGAATTCTCCGTACAGGGAAGAGAAAAGAAAATGA
- the mreD gene encoding rod shape-determining protein MreD, with protein MRYFGDALLYLLTGVFYWWWTGHLSLFGTAPNFIFLAALSAAVMARPVKAIAYGFFLGLYLDLLGTNMFGAYALTYTLMAYCVYIVKRHFDMSAPFAQLVTAPVMSVVCMLFYQVLSLSMAKINPLSLKIFLVEPFLNAVAAPVVFYVFSRLKRKFEIL; from the coding sequence ATGAGATATTTCGGCGATGCCCTGCTGTATCTTTTAACCGGAGTTTTTTACTGGTGGTGGACGGGGCATTTGTCGCTTTTCGGCACGGCCCCTAATTTTATTTTTCTGGCGGCGTTGAGCGCGGCCGTGATGGCCCGCCCGGTAAAAGCCATAGCTTACGGTTTTTTTCTTGGCCTGTATCTTGACCTGCTGGGGACCAATATGTTCGGAGCTTACGCGCTCACCTATACATTAATGGCTTATTGCGTATATATAGTGAAACGGCATTTTGACATGTCCGCCCCTTTCGCCCAGCTTGTCACGGCGCCGGTTATGTCGGTGGTCTGCATGCTGTTTTATCAGGTTTTGTCGCTTTCTATGGCTAAAATCAATCCCCTGAGCCTGAAAATTTTTTTGGTTGAGCCTTTCCTGAACGCAGTCGCAGCTCCCGTCGTTTTTTATGTTTTTTCCCGGCTGAAGAGGAAGTTCGAGATATTATGA
- the mrdA gene encoding penicillin-binding protein 2 yields the protein MIDRQISQERLDYLWILAYAAALVFLLRLINLQVLMASHYREIAEKNRTQIIAQTAPRGRIFTSDDVAMATSKPSFSLIYFPGQLKTNSEIDALASGLSRHLAMSYEDLRNTLYRAARRETPVRLVENLSSKTMFSLSELKTIYPGVDIIVEARRFYPFGSNLCHLIGYISKMDAREWSARGKDKNYFMDSRVGKTGLEKIYEKELKGRDGGIYLEVDSRGKLSRILESRKWVPGSDVYLTINSKAQAAAEAGLAASATGKGAVVALDPRSGAVLALVSMPEYDPNMFVAYQDERDQGKLKNLPEFNVALQGAYPPGSPFKIITSAALLETGKVSVSETFNCPGYYDAGSRVFKCWQKKGHGRVAFLAGLANSCDVYFYNAGLRVGPLSIEKMARQFRLGLPTGIPLPDEKAGNVFGPSRRAAKKSYWFIGDTLNLAIGQGETLVTPIQMALLMSAVANGGIFYRPYYVDKIVNGEGEALYRGHTEELSRLNFKNSTWDLIHQGLRQVVDEGTGQVAKISGIEVYGKTGTAQNPQGKDHAWFVAYASLPGQPAEVAVSVLVEHGEHGASAAAPIAKAVIEALFKNKLPSKTYSAPDPNGKTGPEAPAGTAPEVD from the coding sequence ATGATAGATCGCCAAATATCGCAGGAAAGGCTTGATTACCTGTGGATACTCGCCTATGCGGCGGCCCTGGTATTTTTGCTGCGCCTTATAAACCTGCAGGTGCTCATGGCTTCCCATTATCGCGAAATAGCCGAAAAGAACCGCACCCAGATCATAGCCCAGACGGCGCCCCGGGGGCGTATTTTCACCTCGGACGACGTCGCCATGGCAACCAGCAAGCCGTCTTTCAGCCTTATATACTTTCCCGGTCAGTTAAAAACAAACTCAGAGATCGATGCCCTTGCTTCGGGACTTTCGCGTCATCTCGCGATGTCGTATGAAGATCTGCGCAACACGCTTTATAGAGCCGCCCGCAGGGAAACGCCGGTGCGTCTGGTGGAAAATCTTTCCTCCAAAACCATGTTTTCTCTTTCCGAGCTGAAAACCATTTATCCCGGAGTGGACATCATAGTCGAAGCCAGGCGGTTTTATCCCTTCGGCTCCAACCTGTGCCACCTCATCGGCTACATAAGCAAGATGGATGCGCGCGAGTGGAGTGCCCGCGGCAAAGATAAAAACTATTTCATGGATTCCCGCGTGGGGAAGACCGGTCTTGAGAAGATTTACGAAAAAGAGCTCAAGGGCCGGGACGGCGGCATTTATCTGGAAGTGGATTCACGCGGCAAGCTCAGCCGCATCCTTGAAAGCCGGAAATGGGTGCCTGGCTCGGATGTCTACCTGACCATAAACTCAAAAGCCCAGGCGGCCGCCGAGGCGGGGCTTGCCGCGTCGGCCACCGGCAAGGGGGCCGTGGTGGCGCTGGATCCGCGCTCCGGGGCGGTGCTCGCGCTTGTTTCAATGCCGGAGTACGATCCAAACATGTTCGTGGCTTACCAGGATGAGCGCGATCAGGGGAAGCTGAAAAATCTTCCTGAATTCAATGTCGCTTTACAGGGCGCATATCCGCCCGGCTCGCCCTTCAAGATCATTACCTCGGCGGCATTGCTCGAAACCGGAAAGGTTTCTGTCTCCGAAACTTTTAATTGTCCCGGCTATTACGACGCCGGCAGCAGGGTATTCAAGTGCTGGCAGAAAAAAGGCCACGGACGAGTCGCTTTTTTGGCCGGTCTTGCCAATTCCTGCGATGTCTATTTTTATAACGCCGGCCTGCGTGTGGGCCCGCTTAGTATAGAAAAAATGGCCCGGCAGTTCCGGCTGGGGCTGCCCACCGGGATACCGCTGCCCGACGAGAAAGCCGGTAATGTTTTCGGCCCCAGCAGGAGGGCCGCAAAAAAAAGCTACTGGTTTATCGGCGATACTTTAAATCTTGCCATCGGCCAGGGCGAGACGCTGGTGACCCCCATACAAATGGCGCTTTTAATGTCCGCGGTGGCAAACGGCGGGATTTTTTACAGGCCCTATTACGTGGACAAAATAGTAAACGGAGAAGGGGAGGCTCTTTACCGCGGCCATACCGAGGAACTGAGCCGCCTTAATTTTAAAAATTCCACCTGGGACCTGATCCATCAGGGTTTAAGGCAGGTAGTGGATGAGGGTACGGGGCAGGTCGCCAAAATAAGCGGCATTGAGGTTTACGGCAAAACCGGCACCGCCCAAAACCCGCAGGGCAAGGACCATGCCTGGTTCGTGGCGTACGCCTCTTTACCAGGCCAGCCGGCCGAAGTGGCGGTTTCGGTGCTGGTGGAGCACGGCGAACACGGCGCCAGCGCCGCCGCGCCCATAGCCAAAGCGGTGATAGAAGCTTTGTTTAAGAATAAGCTGCCCTCAAAGACTTATTCCGCGCCCGATCCAAACGGTAAAACCGGGCCGGAGGCTCCGGCCGGGACAGCGCCGGAAGTTGATTAA
- a CDS encoding FtsW/RodA/SpoVE family cell cycle protein, which produces MIFIQQAALKKSRMDWTLFISVLVLLTVGTVAIVSSVAVLPQQAKIVRTHFIALPLALIAFSAAWSLNYQIFQDQWKFVYGLVLLSLAAVLLFGVVDKGARSWFHLPLFSVQPSEFARIGLILVLANYLDKRISKIQELPVVLGAFLLALPVFFLLIKQPDFSAILITLPIILIMLFAAGANISHLAIILGYSFISGLFPVLWALINMNPELLDSPLINYFYHLSDFGWNALFFVAGTGLAAYLLWLLSIKLYSNISGVYFAGAALVISLGFLSGVMVKHQMKEYQQKRLEVFLSPEADPRGAGYNLLQARVAIGSGGIFGRGIFSGTQSRLGFVPERHTDFILAVIGEEMGFWGMVLVAGLYVLVLRRIKLAAGLARDRFGYLVSCGIFGMFMVYFFINFGMLLGLIPVMGVPLPLLSYGGSNMVATLMAVGIAQSIYARRYTLV; this is translated from the coding sequence ATGATATTTATCCAGCAGGCAGCGCTGAAAAAAAGCCGTATGGACTGGACGCTTTTTATTTCCGTGCTAGTGCTTCTCACTGTAGGCACGGTGGCGATCGTTTCTTCCGTGGCCGTTCTGCCCCAGCAGGCAAAGATAGTGAGAACACACTTTATAGCGCTGCCGCTCGCCCTTATCGCGTTTTCCGCGGCATGGAGCCTGAATTACCAGATTTTCCAGGACCAGTGGAAATTCGTTTACGGCCTGGTGCTCCTGTCGCTTGCGGCGGTACTGCTGTTCGGCGTGGTGGATAAGGGAGCGCGCTCATGGTTTCACCTGCCTTTGTTTTCGGTGCAGCCTTCGGAATTCGCGCGCATAGGTCTGATACTCGTGCTTGCCAATTACCTGGATAAGCGCATTTCAAAGATCCAGGAACTTCCCGTGGTTCTGGGGGCTTTCCTGCTGGCGCTGCCGGTGTTTTTTCTGCTGATAAAGCAGCCGGATTTTTCGGCCATACTGATAACCCTGCCCATAATACTGATAATGCTTTTTGCCGCGGGAGCCAATATTTCCCATCTCGCGATCATACTCGGTTACAGCTTTATTTCAGGCCTTTTCCCGGTGCTTTGGGCGCTGATAAATATGAACCCCGAACTGCTGGACAGTCCGCTGATCAATTATTTTTATCACCTGTCTGATTTCGGCTGGAACGCGTTGTTTTTCGTGGCCGGAACGGGGCTTGCGGCGTATCTGCTGTGGCTGCTTTCCATTAAACTTTATTCGAACATCTCAGGGGTTTATTTCGCGGGAGCCGCCTTGGTCATCTCTTTAGGGTTTCTCTCCGGAGTAATGGTAAAGCATCAGATGAAAGAATACCAGCAGAAGCGCCTTGAGGTTTTTCTATCGCCGGAGGCTGATCCGCGCGGCGCCGGATATAATCTCCTGCAGGCGCGCGTGGCCATAGGCTCCGGCGGCATATTCGGGCGCGGTATTTTTTCCGGCACCCAGTCCCGCCTCGGGTTTGTGCCGGAGCGCCACACTGATTTTATACTGGCTGTTATAGGTGAGGAAATGGGTTTTTGGGGGATGGTGCTGGTGGCGGGGCTTTACGTGCTTGTGCTTCGCCGCATAAAGCTGGCGGCGGGGCTGGCCCGCGACCGCTTCGGTTACCTTGTAAGCTGCGGTATTTTCGGCATGTTTATGGTGTATTTCTTTATAAATTTCGGCATGCTTTTGGGACTTATACCTGTGATGGGAGTGCCGCTGCCGCTGTTGTCTTATGGCGGTTCAAATATGGTCGCCACCCTTATGGCGGTGGGTATAGCGCAGTCCATTTACGCAAGGCGGTATACTTTGGTTTAA
- a CDS encoding TIGR03936 family radical SAM-associated protein, translated as MENGPKSRIRLKFARLKEASSLTHLEQIRAFRTIALSCGLKCRPAKVGRSAAPKMSFGPAISVGYESTCEYADLYLEEFVKAETAGEKVAALDSGRFRLLEARRIPMFFPSIEAGVNAVEYLLEGGLPDGFSQGAVDRFLELKSAVYEKVKPSGEKKSVDARPLVIEAVYEQQRGALKLVLALGPGRNIKPEAVLSLMAGGPTVPARIVRKELLWLNSQGVLEVF; from the coding sequence ATGGAAAACGGCCCCAAGTCCCGGATACGGCTTAAATTCGCACGGCTCAAAGAGGCAAGTTCACTTACCCATTTGGAGCAGATAAGGGCGTTTCGTACAATAGCTCTGTCTTGCGGGCTTAAGTGCCGGCCCGCCAAGGTCGGCAGGAGTGCGGCGCCTAAAATGTCGTTCGGGCCGGCCATTTCCGTGGGCTATGAGAGCACATGCGAATATGCAGATCTTTACCTGGAGGAATTTGTAAAAGCCGAAACCGCCGGCGAAAAGGTGGCGGCACTCGACAGCGGCCGCTTCAGGCTGCTTGAGGCCAGGCGTATTCCCATGTTTTTCCCGTCCATAGAGGCGGGGGTGAACGCAGTCGAATACCTGCTTGAGGGCGGCCTGCCGGATGGATTTTCCCAGGGCGCAGTGGACCGCTTCCTGGAACTTAAAAGCGCAGTTTACGAAAAAGTAAAGCCCTCGGGCGAGAAGAAGTCCGTGGACGCCCGGCCTCTGGTGATCGAGGCCGTGTACGAACAACAGCGGGGGGCGCTGAAGCTTGTGCTGGCGCTGGGACCGGGGCGAAATATCAAGCCTGAGGCCGTGCTAAGCCTTATGGCGGGCGGCCCGACGGTCCCTGCGCGGATAGTGAGGAAGGAATTACTCTGGTTGAATTCCCAAGGCGTGCTGGAGGTTTTTTAG
- a CDS encoding Rne/Rng family ribonuclease produces MSNENKINKEIFANTSFEETRIAILDDGKLSELFWERRSSSNIVGNIYKAVVENVLPGISSAFMNIGLEKNAYIYISDVLGGQRDPIDRLLKKDQEVMVQVTKDAISTKGMKVTMDVSLPGRYLVLTPFQEFVGVSKNIENNEERKRLSEIIKKIAESNNLGKNGCIVRTESEGASETELERELKYLIRLWDGVQKRFETSKPPCLLHKDIDLTLQVARDIFSDDASIYMLDNKDDFHNVTDFVSKLSPGLKERVKLYDAKTPIFKAFNIEKAIEELRKVKVELANGGSIIIQEAESLCAIDVNTGRYTGSKSQEETVTATNIEAAQEVARQLRLRNIGGIIVIDFIDMKKASNRHKVVDTLEYAVRRDRAKIRILPITRLGLVEMTRERKRESTFSLLTEECKECHGSGRVLSSESVRIKIQREIQNLTLGRPGGNLRVVVHPLLVDILKKRQDMMEKNVHRSIKIFSDPQLTWEDYRIILE; encoded by the coding sequence ATGAGCAATGAAAACAAGATAAACAAGGAAATATTCGCCAATACGTCTTTTGAAGAAACGCGCATAGCGATACTTGACGACGGCAAGCTTTCGGAACTTTTCTGGGAGCGGCGCTCCAGTTCCAATATAGTGGGCAACATTTACAAGGCTGTGGTGGAAAATGTGCTGCCCGGCATTTCAAGCGCATTCATGAATATCGGCCTCGAAAAAAACGCCTATATCTATATTTCGGACGTGTTGGGCGGGCAGAGGGATCCTATAGACCGGCTGCTTAAAAAAGACCAGGAAGTGATGGTGCAGGTGACTAAAGACGCCATAAGCACCAAGGGCATGAAAGTGACCATGGATGTTTCCCTGCCCGGCCGTTATCTGGTGTTGACTCCCTTCCAGGAATTCGTGGGCGTGTCGAAGAACATAGAAAACAACGAGGAGCGCAAGCGGCTGTCGGAGATAATCAAAAAAATAGCCGAGAGCAATAATCTGGGAAAAAACGGCTGCATCGTGCGCACCGAGTCCGAGGGAGCGAGCGAGACCGAACTGGAAAGGGAATTGAAGTACCTCATCCGCCTCTGGGACGGGGTTCAGAAAAGATTTGAAACTTCAAAGCCGCCCTGCCTGCTGCATAAAGACATAGACCTGACCCTGCAGGTGGCCCGCGACATATTCTCCGATGACGCCTCAATTTATATGCTGGACAACAAGGACGATTTTCACAATGTCACGGATTTCGTTTCCAAGCTTTCGCCAGGCCTGAAGGAGCGGGTAAAGCTGTATGACGCTAAAACGCCCATATTCAAGGCGTTCAATATCGAAAAAGCCATTGAAGAGCTGCGCAAAGTAAAGGTGGAACTGGCCAATGGCGGCAGCATCATCATACAGGAAGCCGAATCGCTGTGCGCCATAGACGTGAATACCGGCCGCTACACCGGTTCCAAGTCGCAGGAAGAAACTGTCACCGCCACCAATATTGAAGCCGCCCAGGAAGTGGCCAGGCAGCTGCGCCTGCGCAATATCGGCGGCATCATAGTGATAGATTTCATAGATATGAAAAAGGCCTCGAACCGGCACAAGGTGGTGGACACCCTTGAATATGCGGTCAGGCGCGACCGCGCAAAGATCCGTATACTGCCCATAACCCGCCTGGGGCTGGTGGAAATGACGAGAGAAAGAAAAAGAGAGAGCACTTTCAGCCTGCTTACCGAGGAGTGCAAGGAATGCCACGGCTCCGGCCGCGTACTCTCAAGTGAAAGCGTCAGAATAAAGATCCAGCGCGAAATACAAAACCTCACCCTTGGCCGGCCGGGCGGAAACCTGCGCGTGGTGGTGCATCCGCTGCTTGTGGATATACTTAAAAAAAGGCAGGACATGATGGAAAAAAATGTGCATCGCAGCATAAAGATTTTTTCCGACCCGCAGCTGACCTGGGAGGATTACAGGATAATATTGGAGTAA
- a CDS encoding N-acetylmuramoyl-L-alanine amidase, with protein sequence MLKRIMFCILAAAVLCAPAWARMDEISYMKNGVYSGKIGTYSLGGKLYLDASKASKLIGGKEYWYPVSGRLMLQIRGSKVVFAIKNDVVSLNDEKTVFSSPMIVRGGRAFLSMDFFVSKYFAKAFGFALSYNPGTGVLSAQRKINITSVNYFSYQDKTRVVVYMEEPLGYQTSQKENNLFAITVPEGVIASEEKINIGDGVVKTVDLFQENKMVRIVITPDDNFGHPASFRLSNPSRLVFDITKAEHSVAQSIGAPGGAPAGPSMAGQVPLEISPDTATAEGEAPRGFAVSTQASQVNIPDRMVLEKTGTKRIVIDAGHGGKDAGGRRAFGLKEKEINLLVAKELYSLFSENPMFDALLTRTSDIFIPLSERSRIANEFKADIFISIHANASRDRREKGFEVYFMSEKASDPGAAEVADFENSVIGLEDGEQRPDPASLLLHSLARNEYVNEGSKLAGLISKEMEKSTPFSNRNVKQAAFYVLRGTYTPGILVEIGFMSNPHDQKNMNDKKIRAKMAAAIYKGVLKYAEMKGWK encoded by the coding sequence ATGCTAAAACGGATAATGTTTTGCATTCTTGCGGCGGCGGTATTGTGCGCACCGGCGTGGGCCAGGATGGATGAAATTTCGTACATGAAGAACGGGGTTTACTCGGGCAAGATAGGAACATACAGCCTGGGAGGGAAGCTTTACCTGGACGCGTCAAAGGCTTCCAAGCTGATCGGAGGCAAAGAATATTGGTATCCCGTTTCCGGGCGGCTTATGCTGCAGATACGGGGCAGTAAAGTGGTGTTCGCGATTAAAAACGACGTCGTTTCCTTAAACGATGAGAAAACGGTGTTCTCAAGTCCCATGATAGTGCGCGGGGGCAGGGCCTTCCTGTCCATGGACTTCTTCGTTTCTAAATACTTCGCCAAAGCCTTCGGTTTCGCGCTGAGCTATAATCCGGGCACCGGCGTTCTGTCGGCTCAGCGTAAGATCAACATCACTTCCGTTAATTATTTCTCCTATCAGGATAAAACCAGGGTGGTGGTTTACATGGAGGAACCTCTTGGCTACCAGACTTCGCAGAAAGAAAATAATTTATTCGCCATCACCGTGCCGGAAGGCGTTATAGCCTCGGAGGAAAAAATAAATATAGGCGACGGGGTGGTTAAAACCGTGGACCTTTTTCAGGAAAATAAAATGGTCCGCATCGTGATAACCCCTGACGATAATTTCGGCCATCCGGCTTCTTTCAGACTTTCAAATCCTTCGCGCCTGGTTTTTGATATAACCAAGGCGGAGCATTCGGTGGCCCAGTCCATAGGGGCGCCCGGCGGCGCGCCGGCAGGTCCCTCCATGGCCGGGCAGGTCCCGCTTGAAATAAGCCCCGACACAGCTACCGCAGAAGGGGAAGCTCCCCGGGGTTTTGCCGTTTCCACGCAGGCGTCACAAGTAAATATTCCGGACAGGATGGTGCTTGAGAAGACCGGCACCAAGAGAATAGTGATAGACGCGGGCCACGGCGGCAAGGATGCCGGCGGCAGAAGGGCCTTCGGTCTCAAGGAAAAAGAGATCAACCTGCTGGTGGCAAAGGAACTTTATTCCCTTTTCAGTGAAAACCCCATGTTTGACGCGCTCCTTACCAGGACCTCCGATATCTTTATACCGCTTTCCGAGCGCTCCCGCATCGCCAACGAGTTCAAGGCTGATATTTTTATTTCCATACACGCTAACGCTTCACGGGACAGGCGGGAGAAGGGTTTTGAAGTGTATTTCATGTCTGAAAAAGCTTCAGACCCCGGGGCGGCCGAAGTGGCGGATTTTGAAAACTCCGTGATCGGCCTTGAAGACGGAGAGCAGCGGCCCGACCCCGCGTCGCTGCTGCTGCATTCGCTCGCGAGAAATGAATACGTAAACGAGGGCAGCAAGCTTGCCGGCCTTATTTCAAAGGAAATGGAAAAAAGCACGCCGTTCTCAAACCGCAATGTCAAGCAGGCGGCGTTTTACGTCCTGCGGGGCACCTACACGCCGGGGATATTGGTGGAAATCGGCTTTATGAGCAATCCGCACGACCAAAAAAACATGAATGACAAAAAGATCCGGGCAAAAATGGCCGCCGCGATATACAAAGGAGTGCTGAAATACGCGGAAATGAAAGGCTGGAAATAG
- the murI gene encoding glutamate racemase, protein MSGKSNDRAIGIFDSGLGGLTVFKAVRKLLPEENLVYFGDTARVPYGTKSKETVIAFSKEVAAYLLSKDIKLLIVACNTASSLALAEIRKISEVPVIGVIEPGVNEALAGSRPVADRASGAEQAVPAKRVLVIGTSATVNSRAYSIAIKKKDRRIFTAEKACPLLVPLAEEGWCSGSIAALAVEKYLGPQRKKHFDTVILGCTHYPLLKKTISAAFGSEVRVVDSAMAAARGAKAMLEAEGLFRHPAASFETGKFLQRRAIGRGGHAVKGRSEFIVSDAPEKFKALALKLLKIKTGNVKVKRF, encoded by the coding sequence ATGAGCGGTAAAAGCAATGATCGGGCCATTGGCATTTTTGACTCCGGCCTTGGGGGGCTTACAGTCTTCAAAGCGGTAAGAAAACTGCTGCCGGAGGAAAACCTTGTTTATTTCGGGGACACGGCAAGGGTACCTTACGGCACCAAGTCAAAGGAAACAGTAATAGCTTTTTCAAAAGAAGTGGCCGCCTATTTACTGTCAAAGGATATAAAATTGCTTATAGTGGCATGCAATACGGCTTCTTCGCTCGCTCTCGCGGAGATAAGGAAAATTTCAGAGGTTCCTGTGATCGGCGTTATAGAGCCGGGGGTAAATGAGGCCCTTGCCGGGTCACGTCCGGTTGCGGACCGCGCGTCAGGGGCGGAGCAGGCTGTTCCCGCGAAACGCGTTCTGGTAATAGGCACTTCCGCCACCGTGAACAGCCGGGCTTACTCTATTGCCATTAAGAAAAAGGACCGCCGTATTTTCACCGCTGAAAAGGCCTGTCCTCTTTTAGTGCCGCTGGCGGAAGAGGGCTGGTGTTCAGGCAGTATAGCCGCCTTAGCGGTTGAAAAATATCTTGGCCCGCAGAGAAAAAAACATTTTGACACCGTGATACTCGGCTGCACGCATTATCCGCTGCTTAAAAAAACCATTTCAGCCGCGTTTGGCTCCGAAGTGAGGGTTGTGGATTCGGCCATGGCCGCCGCCCGGGGGGCGAAGGCGATGCTTGAGGCTGAAGGCCTGTTTAGGCATCCAGCCGCCAGTTTCGAAACAGGGAAGTTCCTCCAGCGCCGGGCCATCGGGCGCGGGGGGCATGCCGTAAAGGGCAGAAGCGAATTTATAGTCAGCGACGCGCCTGAAAAATTCAAGGCCCTGGCTTTAAAACTGCTTAAAATAAAAACAGGCAATGTGAAAGTAAAGCGGTTTTGA
- a CDS encoding type II toxin-antitoxin system HicA family toxin — translation MKRKDLVRYLMQNGCELSREGGKYSVFSNPVSKKEVPVTRHTEIADFTVKKICKELGLQPPH, via the coding sequence ATGAAGAGAAAAGATCTTGTAAGGTATCTTATGCAGAACGGCTGCGAGCTTTCGCGGGAGGGCGGAAAGTATTCCGTCTTTTCAAACCCGGTTTCAAAAAAGGAAGTTCCCGTTACCCGCCACACTGAAATAGCGGATTTCACGGTTAAAAAAATATGCAAGGAACTGGGCCTGCAGCCTCCGCACTGA
- a CDS encoding 2-phosphosulfolactate phosphatase: protein MSQSFPLPPKNKIRVAYDISEAGLWRHRSVVIDLFRFSNTVCALLKSGRRDVRVYSSPAHAIAVGKVEKKSDLFSEIDLGPDVVRYDNSPYTALYSSDSSRPALVVTNSGSPAVMSLAFSKEILIGCFANASALAAYCRANPMPTLIVPACLYYDRAHVEDFICARSLAEEIEGKDSFPGALEEIHKSGRIMDFMALRPETGKRDIEIVLKKDAMNVLPRVKIMEAYGVVENAALALKS from the coding sequence ATGTCACAGTCGTTTCCACTGCCACCCAAAAATAAAATCCGCGTCGCTTACGATATTTCCGAAGCCGGACTTTGGCGCCACCGGAGCGTGGTAATAGACCTTTTCCGGTTTTCAAACACGGTTTGCGCGCTTCTTAAAAGCGGCCGCCGAGATGTGCGCGTTTACTCAAGCCCCGCTCACGCCATAGCGGTCGGAAAAGTGGAGAAAAAATCCGATCTGTTTTCGGAAATTGACTTGGGGCCGGATGTTGTCAGGTATGACAATTCGCCATATACCGCTCTTTACTCTTCCGACAGTTCACGACCGGCGCTGGTTGTGACCAACTCAGGGTCGCCGGCGGTTATGTCGCTGGCATTCTCAAAGGAGATTTTGATCGGCTGCTTTGCCAACGCCTCGGCGCTCGCCGCATATTGCCGCGCAAATCCCATGCCTACTCTTATAGTGCCGGCCTGCCTTTATTATGACAGGGCGCATGTTGAGGATTTCATCTGCGCGAGGTCGCTCGCGGAAGAAATAGAGGGAAAGGATTCTTTCCCCGGCGCGCTTGAGGAGATACATAAAAGCGGCAGAATTATGGACTTTATGGCCCTGCGGCCCGAAACCGGGAAAAGGGATATTGAAATAGTTTTAAAAAAAGACGCTATGAATGTTTTGCCAAGAGTAAAAATAATGGAGGCTTACGGAGTGGTGGAAAATGCGGCATTAGCACTGAAGAGCTGA